From a region of the Mycobacterium intracellulare ATCC 13950 genome:
- a CDS encoding DUF2834 domain-containing protein, with product MTTTDRADQASSVPTSRKILCIVYGAIAVAALIATWSQTITYVHSPTDFFVNFWRDTKTTAASRNITADALMLALSAVILMAIEARKYNLRFVWLYIVGSFFIAVSVMFPLFLIARELRLRTADVPRLGRTDTILLAVVAVLTLALTIRIDMG from the coding sequence ATGACTACAACCGACCGAGCGGACCAAGCATCATCGGTCCCTACGTCCCGCAAAATTCTTTGCATCGTCTACGGCGCTATCGCGGTCGCCGCGCTCATCGCGACGTGGAGCCAGACAATCACGTACGTTCACAGCCCGACCGACTTTTTCGTTAATTTCTGGCGCGACACCAAAACGACTGCGGCCTCGCGCAATATCACAGCCGACGCCCTGATGCTGGCCCTGAGTGCCGTCATTCTGATGGCGATCGAAGCCAGGAAATACAACCTGCGATTCGTCTGGCTGTACATTGTGGGATCGTTCTTCATCGCCGTCAGCGTGATGTTCCCGCTCTTCCTGATCGCGCGCGAATTGCGCCTGCGCACAGCCGACGTGCCACGCCTTGGCAGGACGGACACAATTCTGCTCGCGGTTGTCGCCGTCTTGACCCTGGCCCTGACTATCAGGATCGACATGGGGTGA
- a CDS encoding HNH endonuclease signature motif containing protein, which translates to MDGRIVEIVAEIDRDGLCGVTGARSVPALVAWKLGCSSANAHTLAAIAGRLEEFPRCAAGLREGRLSADQVGVIAARAGEGSDAHYAELAAVATVNQLRTAVKLEPRPDPGPRPEPEPSFTKSCDEWGGCYRITLGHHDAAKFDAALAAHREALTAQWKHDHANGAGSSDQRPPLPSTVDALMRLVEAGWDVEATRRPHGQHTTVVAHLDVGRRVAGLHLGPLLSDAERRLLTCDATCEVWFERDGEVIGAGRTTRVINRRLRRALEYRDRTCVVPGCGATRGLHAHHLWHWEDGGPTELANLVLVCPYHHRLHHRGVITLTGPAHALTVTDEAGRVLSPGSLAHPPTRPPPAVPPCPGPTGERADWWWYDPFQPQPPPTTN; encoded by the coding sequence ATTGATGGGCGCATTGTGGAGATCGTGGCCGAGATCGATCGTGACGGGTTGTGTGGTGTGACCGGGGCGCGGTCGGTGCCGGCGTTGGTGGCCTGGAAGCTGGGGTGTTCGTCGGCGAACGCGCACACGCTGGCCGCGATTGCGGGCAGGCTCGAGGAGTTTCCGCGCTGCGCCGCCGGCCTGCGGGAGGGTCGGCTGTCGGCCGATCAGGTGGGTGTGATCGCGGCGCGCGCGGGTGAGGGGTCTGATGCGCATTATGCGGAGCTGGCCGCGGTGGCAACGGTCAATCAGTTGCGTACCGCGGTGAAGCTGGAACCGCGACCCGACCCCGGCCCGCGGCCCGAGCCCGAGCCCTCGTTCACCAAGTCCTGCGATGAGTGGGGCGGTTGTTATCGGATCACGCTGGGCCATCATGATGCGGCGAAGTTCGATGCGGCGCTGGCCGCGCATCGTGAGGCGTTGACCGCGCAGTGGAAACACGATCACGCAAACGGCGCGGGTTCATCCGATCAGCGGCCCCCGTTGCCGAGTACGGTCGATGCGTTGATGCGTCTGGTCGAGGCGGGCTGGGACGTCGAGGCGACTCGGCGCCCGCATGGGCAGCACACCACGGTGGTGGCCCACCTCGATGTGGGGCGCCGCGTGGCGGGGCTGCATTTGGGTCCGCTGCTCTCGGATGCCGAGCGCCGCTTGCTGACCTGTGACGCCACCTGTGAGGTGTGGTTCGAACGCGACGGTGAGGTCATTGGGGCGGGCCGGACCACGCGGGTGATCAATCGGCGGCTGCGCCGCGCGCTGGAGTACCGCGACCGCACCTGTGTGGTGCCCGGTTGTGGGGCCACCCGTGGCCTGCACGCCCATCACCTGTGGCATTGGGAAGACGGTGGGCCCACCGAGTTGGCCAACCTGGTGCTGGTCTGCCCGTATCACCACCGGTTGCATCACCGGGGCGTTATCACCCTCACCGGACCCGCACACGCCCTGACCGTGACCGACGAGGCCGGCCGGGTACTGAGCCCGGGATCACTCGCGCACCCACCCACCCGACCCCCGCCCGCGGTGCCGCCGTGTCCGGGACCTACCGGTGAGCGGGCCGACTGGTGGTGGTATGACCCCTTCCAACCCCAACCACCACCGACAACCAACTAG
- a CDS encoding cytochrome P450: MTTAPTEATESQGLLLQLLDPANRADPYRLCAQFRDRGPLQLPDANLVVFLSYRDCDEVLRHPSSSSENANSTVAKRQAEAGTAPPRQGPPGFLFLDPPDHTRLRKLVSKAFAPRVVSALQPDIRSLVDGLLDRVAEKGQFEVVEDFAYPLPVAVICRLLGVPLEDEPQFSRASALLAQALDPFSTITGVPAEVANERQQAGTWLRDYFHGLIDKRRSRPGEDLLSGLIAVEESGDQLTEEEIVSTCNLLLIAGHETTVNLIGNAVLAMLRNPGQWAALGADADRAPAIVEETLRYDPPVQLAGRIALADMVIGGVEVPAGDVMMLLLAGANRDPAEYDRPDVFDPDRKNLRHLGFGRGAHYCLGAPLARLEASVALAAVAARFPNARLDGEPQYKTNVTLRGLSQLTLAI, encoded by the coding sequence ATGACGACCGCGCCCACCGAAGCCACCGAATCCCAGGGGCTATTGCTGCAGCTGCTGGACCCCGCCAACCGGGCCGACCCGTATCGGCTGTGCGCGCAGTTCCGCGACCGCGGGCCGTTGCAGCTGCCCGACGCCAACCTGGTGGTCTTCTTGAGCTACCGCGACTGCGACGAGGTGTTGCGGCATCCGTCGTCGAGCAGCGAGAACGCCAACTCGACGGTCGCGAAGCGGCAGGCCGAGGCCGGCACCGCACCGCCCAGGCAGGGCCCGCCGGGATTCTTGTTCCTCGACCCGCCCGATCACACCCGGCTGCGCAAGCTGGTCAGCAAGGCGTTCGCGCCGAGGGTGGTGAGCGCGCTGCAACCCGACATCCGCTCGCTGGTCGACGGATTGCTCGACCGGGTCGCCGAGAAGGGCCAGTTCGAAGTCGTCGAGGATTTCGCCTATCCCCTGCCGGTCGCGGTCATCTGCCGGTTGCTCGGTGTGCCCCTCGAGGACGAGCCGCAGTTCAGCCGCGCGTCGGCGTTGCTCGCCCAGGCGCTGGACCCGTTTTCGACGATCACCGGCGTGCCGGCGGAAGTCGCCAATGAGCGCCAACAGGCCGGTACGTGGCTGCGTGATTACTTCCACGGCCTGATCGACAAGCGCCGGTCACGACCCGGTGAGGACCTGCTGTCGGGGTTGATCGCCGTGGAGGAGTCGGGGGATCAACTGACCGAGGAAGAGATCGTCTCGACCTGCAACCTGCTGCTCATCGCGGGTCACGAGACCACGGTGAACCTCATCGGGAACGCCGTGTTGGCCATGCTGCGCAACCCAGGTCAGTGGGCAGCCCTGGGCGCCGACGCCGACCGAGCGCCCGCGATCGTGGAGGAGACCCTGCGCTACGACCCGCCCGTACAGCTGGCTGGTCGAATTGCGCTCGCCGACATGGTGATTGGGGGAGTCGAGGTGCCCGCGGGTGATGTCATGATGCTGCTGCTCGCCGGCGCCAACCGTGACCCCGCCGAATACGACCGGCCCGATGTGTTCGATCCGGATCGGAAGAACCTGCGGCACTTGGGATTCGGCCGCGGGGCGCATTACTGCCTGGGTGCGCCGTTGGCCCGGCTGGAGGCCAGCGTGGCGCTGGCGGCGGTCGCCGCGCGTTTCCCGAACGCCCGGTTGGACGGCGAACCGCAGTACAAGACCAACGTCACGCTGCGCGGACTGTCGCAGCTGACGCTCGCGATCTGA